Proteins from one Thermosinus carboxydivorans Nor1 genomic window:
- a CDS encoding GNAT family N-acetyltransferase, whose translation MTDRLVIRPATEGDLPAIFALYGELAKAYENSEDNDEAWREAWQDKRQHILVAEQDGEVVGTLTCVIIPNLGHGGQPWAAVTNVVVAAAHRGQGIGTALMAEATRLAKAANCYKIVLSSNLVRTEAHEFYRRLGWRQTHIGFSLE comes from the coding sequence ATGACGGACAGACTGGTTATCCGACCGGCAACGGAAGGCGATCTTCCGGCCATCTTCGCCTTGTATGGCGAATTAGCGAAAGCGTATGAAAACAGCGAGGACAACGATGAAGCCTGGCGAGAGGCGTGGCAGGACAAGCGGCAGCATATCCTGGTCGCAGAACAAGACGGCGAGGTGGTGGGTACCTTGACTTGTGTCATTATTCCCAACCTTGGCCACGGGGGGCAGCCTTGGGCGGCAGTGACCAATGTGGTCGTGGCGGCGGCTCATCGCGGGCAAGGCATTGGTACGGCGCTTATGGCCGAGGCCACCCGCCTGGCCAAAGCGGCCAACTGTTACAAAATCGTTCTCTCCAGCAACCTGGTGCGGACCGAGGCACACGAGTTTTACCGACGCCTTGGCTGGCGGCAGACGCACATCGGATTTTCCCTGGAGTAA
- a CDS encoding LysR family transcriptional regulator: MNINFELYKVFYYVAKHLSFSEAASDLYISQSAVSQAVKQLETSLGCRLFVRTTKQVSLTQEGERLFSHIEQAFHIIKTGERAVRQIRSLQEGEIKIGASDTICKYYLLPYLRQFIQRYPNIKLKIINRTSPVCLELLKKGAVDLAAVNLPACLPENFTVHRRTAIRDVFIAGPAFERLRGQTLSLTDLACYPLLMLEKNTVTRHFFDELLATGGVTITPEVELGSVDLLIELTKIGLGLSFVAEEYVATEVERGEIFILDVAAPIPYRYRGIVSNRHIPLPLAAQKFIEML; the protein is encoded by the coding sequence ATGAACATCAATTTTGAACTCTACAAAGTCTTTTATTATGTAGCCAAGCATCTCAGCTTTTCCGAGGCAGCCAGCGATCTGTACATTTCTCAATCGGCCGTCAGCCAGGCCGTAAAACAGTTGGAAACCAGCCTGGGGTGCCGCCTATTCGTCCGCACGACCAAGCAAGTATCTCTCACGCAGGAGGGCGAGCGGTTATTTTCCCATATTGAACAAGCCTTTCACATTATTAAAACCGGGGAGCGCGCCGTCCGCCAAATCCGCTCCCTGCAGGAAGGCGAAATTAAAATCGGCGCCAGCGATACTATCTGTAAATATTATCTCCTGCCGTACCTGCGGCAATTTATTCAGCGCTACCCTAATATTAAGCTGAAAATCATAAACCGCACATCTCCCGTCTGCTTGGAATTATTAAAAAAAGGCGCCGTCGATCTGGCTGCCGTCAATCTGCCCGCCTGTCTGCCGGAGAATTTTACCGTCCACCGCCGTACCGCCATCCGGGATGTGTTTATTGCCGGTCCGGCGTTTGAGCGGTTGCGCGGCCAAACGTTATCCCTCACCGACCTGGCCTGCTACCCGCTTCTCATGCTGGAAAAAAACACGGTAACGCGGCATTTTTTTGACGAATTGCTCGCGACCGGCGGCGTGACCATCACCCCCGAAGTAGAGTTGGGAAGTGTTGATCTGTTGATTGAGTTGACCAAAATTGGTTTGGGACTTTCGTTTGTGGCTGAAGAATACGTCGCAACCGAGGTGGAGCGGGGCGAAATTTTTATCCTGGATGTGGCAGCCCCCATCCCTTACCGCTACCGGGGAATAGTATCCAACCGCCACATCCCGCTGCCGCTGGCAGCCCAAAAATTCATTGAGATGTTATGA
- a CDS encoding phosphoribosylformylglycinamidine synthase, with product MTQPVRRIYVEKKADFAVEAQNLYTDLKVNLGITGLTGVRVVNRYDMAGVSEAEYVQARTTIFAEPTVDEVYDEELPLAAGDRVFAIEYLPGQYDQRADSAAQCLQILTQRERPTVLAAKVIILQGDLSDDDFDRIKHYCINPIECREAALTKPDCLEMSAPPPADVTVLTGFTTMAAAELAALHAKLGLAMSLEDLSFCQVYFRDEERRDPTITEIRVIDTYWSDHCRHTTFLTKIEDVVIEEGRYSRPVADAFAAYCQTRAYVFGEAAKDMSLMDIATIGMKEMKKRGLLADLDESDEINACSIVVNAEVDGRTEEWLVMFKNETHNHPTEIEPFGGAATCLGGAIRDPLSGRTYVYQAMRVTGSGDPRAKIESTLPGKLPQRKITIGAAAGYSSYGNQVGLATGQVAELYDEGYIAKRMEIGAVIAAAPRRNVVRQRPQPGDVVLLVGGRTGRDGCGGATGSSKEHNLESLATCGAEVQKGNPPTERKLQRLFRNPAVSRLIKKCNDFGAGGVSVAIGELTDGVRINLDAIPKKYEGLDGTELAISESQERMAVVVAGDQADNFIRYAAAENLEATVVAEVTAERRMRMFWRGRAIVDLSRDFLNTNGVKQRASVVVAAPPAEANWFEKLPDGVRPALPDLRAAWLANLQDLNICSQKGLVERFDSTIGAGTVLMPFGGKYQATPAEGMAAKLPVLDGETTTATLMTFGFQPQLATWSPFHGAVYAVVEAVAKSVAMGGDYRTIRLTLQEYFEKLGKDPRKWGKPFSALLGAFYAEKELGIPAIGGKDSMSGTFMDLNVPPTLVAFAVNVTDAGRIVSPEFKEAGNLVVFIPAPRDEQELPRFEVLRRNFAKVTELVHAGLVRAASTVRYGGLAAALSKMAFGNRIGFVAAAQLAPEAWFSADYGSFVLELDGKADLSMLADVDYVVLGHTAAAPVIRLGQTEISLDEAYTAWEQPLETVFPTKAPEPPKPRVIVCERRSRKGSVRLAKPRVFIPVFPGTNCEYDSARAFTKAGGLVDMMVVRNLTPAQIEESIAELARRISQAQIVMLPGGFSAGDEPDGSGKFIATLLRNPKVKDAVHDLLKRRDGLMLGICNGFQALIKLGLVPYGEIRDITPDSPTLTFNAIGRHVSCMVRTKVVSTLSPWFNNAKLGDIHTVAVSHGEGRFVAPPAVLDELIANGQIATQYVDLDGNPSSDIRYNPNGSLEAVEGITSPDGRVLGKMGHSERVGRHVAINVPGDKDQGIFAAGVQYFL from the coding sequence TTGACACAACCTGTGCGCAGAATTTATGTAGAGAAGAAGGCGGATTTTGCGGTTGAGGCGCAAAATTTATACACCGACCTTAAAGTGAATTTAGGAATTACCGGCCTGACGGGCGTGCGGGTGGTCAACCGCTATGACATGGCCGGGGTAAGCGAGGCTGAATATGTTCAGGCACGCACCACGATTTTTGCGGAACCGACGGTGGACGAAGTCTATGATGAAGAACTGCCGCTGGCAGCGGGTGACCGCGTCTTTGCTATAGAATATCTGCCCGGCCAATATGACCAGCGGGCTGATTCGGCGGCGCAATGCCTGCAAATTCTAACCCAGCGGGAGCGGCCGACGGTGCTTGCGGCCAAAGTTATTATTCTGCAGGGTGATTTATCGGACGATGATTTTGACCGCATCAAGCACTACTGCATCAATCCCATCGAGTGCCGCGAGGCGGCGCTGACCAAACCGGACTGTTTGGAGATGAGTGCGCCGCCGCCAGCTGACGTAACGGTTCTGACCGGGTTTACTACTATGGCTGCTGCGGAACTGGCGGCGCTTCACGCCAAACTCGGGCTGGCGATGAGTTTGGAAGATCTGTCGTTCTGCCAGGTCTATTTCCGGGATGAAGAACGGCGCGATCCTACCATAACGGAAATTCGGGTTATCGACACTTATTGGTCTGACCATTGCCGGCACACCACCTTTCTGACCAAAATCGAAGACGTGGTGATTGAAGAGGGGCGCTACAGCCGGCCGGTTGCTGACGCCTTTGCGGCTTATTGCCAGACGCGGGCCTATGTCTTCGGCGAGGCGGCAAAGGATATGTCCCTCATGGACATTGCCACAATCGGGATGAAGGAAATGAAAAAGCGTGGCTTGCTGGCTGATCTTGATGAGTCTGATGAAATCAACGCCTGCAGTATTGTTGTTAACGCCGAGGTAGACGGCCGGACGGAAGAATGGTTGGTCATGTTTAAAAATGAAACCCATAACCATCCGACGGAAATTGAACCTTTTGGCGGCGCGGCAACCTGCCTGGGCGGTGCGATCCGCGATCCGCTTTCCGGGCGGACTTATGTCTATCAGGCTATGCGCGTTACCGGCAGCGGCGACCCGCGTGCAAAAATTGAAAGCACGCTGCCCGGCAAACTGCCACAGCGGAAAATTACCATCGGCGCGGCGGCAGGGTACAGCTCCTATGGCAACCAGGTAGGGCTGGCCACTGGCCAGGTGGCGGAACTTTATGACGAGGGGTATATCGCCAAGCGGATGGAAATTGGCGCGGTCATTGCCGCCGCCCCGCGGCGCAATGTTGTACGGCAGCGGCCCCAGCCCGGCGATGTCGTGCTGCTGGTCGGGGGGCGAACAGGGCGGGACGGCTGCGGCGGCGCTACCGGCTCTTCCAAGGAGCATAACTTGGAATCTTTGGCGACGTGCGGTGCCGAGGTACAAAAAGGCAATCCGCCAACCGAGCGGAAGCTTCAGCGCTTGTTCCGCAATCCCGCCGTCAGCCGGCTGATAAAAAAATGCAACGACTTCGGGGCTGGCGGCGTTTCGGTTGCCATTGGCGAACTTACCGACGGCGTGCGGATCAATCTCGACGCCATCCCCAAAAAATATGAAGGTCTGGACGGCACTGAACTGGCTATTTCCGAATCGCAGGAGCGGATGGCCGTCGTTGTGGCCGGCGACCAGGCTGATAATTTCATTCGCTATGCCGCGGCCGAAAACCTTGAGGCCACGGTCGTAGCCGAAGTAACGGCAGAGCGGCGCATGCGCATGTTCTGGCGCGGCCGGGCGATTGTTGACCTCAGCCGCGACTTTCTCAATACCAACGGGGTGAAGCAGCGGGCAAGCGTCGTTGTCGCCGCTCCGCCGGCCGAAGCAAACTGGTTTGAAAAATTGCCGGACGGCGTCCGACCCGCGCTGCCCGATCTTAGGGCAGCCTGGTTGGCAAATCTTCAGGACCTCAACATCTGCAGTCAAAAGGGATTGGTCGAGCGCTTTGATAGTACCATTGGCGCCGGTACGGTGCTGATGCCGTTCGGCGGTAAGTACCAGGCGACACCGGCCGAAGGCATGGCGGCCAAGCTTCCCGTCCTTGACGGCGAGACGACAACAGCTACGTTGATGACTTTTGGTTTTCAGCCGCAGCTTGCTACCTGGAGTCCTTTTCACGGCGCCGTTTATGCTGTCGTGGAGGCGGTGGCCAAAAGTGTGGCCATGGGTGGCGACTACCGGACGATACGGCTGACTCTCCAAGAATATTTTGAGAAGCTGGGCAAGGATCCGCGCAAATGGGGCAAGCCGTTCAGCGCCCTGCTCGGCGCTTTCTATGCCGAAAAAGAGCTGGGCATCCCGGCGATTGGCGGCAAAGACAGCATGTCCGGCACTTTTATGGACCTTAATGTGCCGCCCACGCTCGTGGCTTTTGCCGTCAACGTGACTGACGCCGGTCGCATTGTGTCGCCTGAATTTAAAGAAGCGGGTAACTTGGTCGTATTTATTCCGGCGCCACGTGATGAGCAAGAATTGCCCCGTTTCGAAGTTTTGCGCCGTAATTTTGCCAAGGTGACGGAGCTTGTCCACGCTGGCCTTGTCCGGGCGGCCAGCACGGTGCGCTACGGCGGTTTAGCGGCGGCGCTGAGCAAAATGGCCTTCGGCAACCGCATTGGTTTTGTTGCCGCGGCCCAGCTGGCGCCGGAAGCATGGTTTAGCGCCGACTATGGCTCCTTTGTTCTCGAGCTGGACGGCAAGGCTGATCTAAGCATGCTGGCGGACGTAGATTATGTTGTCCTCGGCCATACCGCCGCCGCTCCGGTCATCCGCCTGGGTCAAACGGAAATTTCCCTGGACGAGGCCTATACCGCCTGGGAGCAGCCGCTGGAAACGGTCTTCCCCACCAAGGCGCCCGAGCCGCCCAAGCCCAGGGTGATTGTCTGCGAGCGGCGGAGCAGAAAAGGCAGCGTCCGCCTTGCCAAACCGCGCGTTTTCATCCCCGTGTTTCCCGGGACCAACTGCGAGTATGATTCGGCCCGGGCATTTACTAAGGCCGGCGGCTTGGTTGATATGATGGTTGTCCGCAATTTAACGCCGGCCCAGATCGAGGAGTCTATTGCCGAATTGGCTCGCCGCATCAGTCAGGCGCAAATTGTCATGTTGCCCGGCGGCTTTAGCGCCGGTGACGAGCCGGACGGTTCCGGCAAGTTCATTGCTACGCTGCTGCGCAATCCCAAGGTCAAAGACGCGGTCCACGATCTTCTTAAGCGGCGCGACGGCCTAATGCTGGGCATTTGCAACGGGTTTCAGGCACTGATTAAACTAGGGCTGGTGCCCTATGGCGAAATCCGCGACATTACGCCCGACAGTCCAACCCTTACCTTTAATGCGATCGGCCGCCATGTCTCCTGCATGGTACGCACCAAAGTGGTATCCACGTTGTCGCCGTGGTTTAACAACGCTAAGCTGGGAGACATTCACACCGTAGCCGTCTCGCACGGTGAAGGCCGGTTTGTTGCGCCGCCGGCGGTGCTGGACGAACTCATCGCCAACGGGCAGATTGCCACCCAGTATGTCGATTTAGACGGCAATCCCAGCAGCGATATCCGCTATAACCCCAATGGATCGCTGGAAGCGGTTGAGGGCATTACCAGCCCTGACGGGCGGGTGCTTGGCAAAATGGGTCATTCCGAGCGGGTCGGCCGCCATGTGGCCATCAATGTGCCGGGTGATAAAGACCAGGGAATTTTTGCCGCCGGCGTCCAATATTTCCTCTAA